Proteins from a single region of bacterium:
- a CDS encoding GNAT family N-acetyltransferase yields the protein MKTRQPVLSTERLILRPFTMDDAPIVRQLAGEYEIAVNCLCIPHPYEKGMAESWISTHPDIFDKGEFAGFAIELRAGQKFIGSISLTISQEHEKAELGYWIGMPWWGNGYCTEAGRAIIRYGFIDLGLNRIFAGHFSRNPASGRVMEKLGMTFEGCIREHVKKWGNFEDAKLYSILRREYEQI from the coding sequence GTGAAAACGAGACAGCCCGTACTTTCTACGGAACGTCTGATCCTGAGACCATTTACAATGGATGATGCTCCGATTGTCAGACAACTGGCGGGGGAATATGAAATCGCTGTAAACTGTCTCTGTATTCCCCATCCTTACGAAAAAGGCATGGCGGAGTCATGGATCAGCACACATCCGGATATATTCGATAAAGGCGAGTTTGCCGGCTTTGCAATCGAGCTTCGCGCCGGGCAAAAGTTCATAGGATCGATCAGCCTGACCATCAGCCAGGAACATGAAAAAGCTGAACTGGGTTACTGGATCGGCATGCCCTGGTGGGGAAATGGATACTGCACCGAAGCAGGCCGGGCAATTATTCGGTACGGCTTCATCGATTTGGGGCTTAACCGTATATTTGCCGGGCATTTTTCACGGAATCCCGCGTCGGGACGGGTCATGGAGAAGCTCGGCATGACATTCGAGGGATGTATCAGGGAACATGTAAAAAAATGGGGGAATTTCGAGGATGCAAAATTATATTCGATTCTCCGGAGAGAATACGAACAGATATAG
- a CDS encoding peptidylprolyl isomerase, giving the protein MAKAKTGDTVKIHYTGTLDDGTEFDSSIEQEPLEFTIGLSQVITGFEDAVVGMNPGESKTFTVPMEDAYGPRREEMVAIVGMDQFPENIQPEIGQQFQLSQEDGTAIVVVVTDITDTDVTLDANHPLAGENLTFDIQLIEIA; this is encoded by the coding sequence ATGGCAAAGGCCAAAACAGGCGATACGGTTAAAATCCATTATACGGGCACACTCGATGACGGCACCGAATTCGACAGTTCCATCGAGCAGGAGCCGCTGGAATTCACGATCGGACTCAGTCAGGTGATCACCGGTTTCGAAGATGCTGTTGTCGGCATGAATCCCGGAGAATCGAAAACCTTTACCGTTCCCATGGAAGATGCGTACGGTCCGCGCCGTGAGGAAATGGTCGCCATCGTGGGAATGGACCAGTTCCCGGAAAATATTCAGCCCGAAATAGGCCAGCAGTTCCAGCTCAGTCAGGAAGACGGGACAGCAATCGTTGTCGTGGTGACCGATATTACCGACACGGACGTGACACTGGATGCAAACCATCCGCTCGCGGGTGAAAATCTGACGTTCGACATACAGCTCATCGAAATAGCATAA
- a CDS encoding cupin domain-containing protein: protein MKKIALVACAGLLVLVTTLFAQERLVPSYEEGAPYVNEHPDRVPSVYPYVNTWKNSPVAIGHGGFTEQAFFTRGDPEKPQIKGAVLKYIRAYNHGFLYGNEKTQPTKHNNEQVVFYVMKGTGAVTSAEKTVPIAEGSAVFIPVNVEYSFVNTTGDPMEVIIIVEGIPKGFTPKKVMSVKSYYDPAPGFWGNYVTHDLFSSADGLAEPMSIFVVTVDNFKSGVAHYHIEGCEEIWTKVKGEENILMLGKTMLRQDVGEAFLAPTLIPHSVINQTESPMAWLYMGNRHDKQK from the coding sequence ATGAAGAAAATCGCCCTAGTCGCATGTGCCGGATTACTGGTTCTGGTTACAACACTATTCGCCCAGGAGCGCCTCGTGCCATCCTATGAGGAGGGGGCGCCCTATGTCAACGAACATCCCGACCGGGTTCCGAGCGTGTACCCCTATGTCAATACTTGGAAGAATTCGCCGGTCGCCATCGGGCACGGCGGATTTACCGAACAGGCGTTTTTTACCAGGGGCGATCCGGAAAAACCACAGATAAAGGGTGCGGTGCTGAAGTATATCAGGGCATACAACCACGGATTTCTCTACGGTAATGAAAAAACCCAGCCGACGAAACATAACAACGAGCAGGTCGTGTTTTATGTCATGAAGGGAACCGGGGCGGTAACATCCGCCGAAAAAACCGTGCCGATCGCCGAGGGAAGCGCGGTGTTCATTCCCGTGAACGTTGAGTACTCGTTTGTCAATACAACAGGCGACCCCATGGAGGTGATTATCATCGTCGAGGGAATCCCGAAGGGCTTTACCCCGAAAAAAGTTATGTCGGTAAAGAGTTATTATGATCCCGCACCGGGTTTCTGGGGCAACTATGTCACACATGATCTCTTCAGCAGCGCTGACGGGCTCGCCGAACCGATGAGCATTTTTGTGGTGACGGTCGACAACTTCAAGAGCGGAGTGGCTCACTACCATATCGAAGGGTGTGAGGAAATATGGACCAAGGTCAAGGGAGAGGAAAATATCCTCATGCTCGGAAAGACCATGCTCCGCCAGGATGTCGGGGAGGCGTTCCTCGCTCCGACCCTGATACCACACAGCGTCATCAATCAGACTGAGTCACCCATGGCATGGCTCTACATGGGGAACCGTCACGACAAGCAAAAATAA
- a CDS encoding DUF362 domain-containing protein, which yields MNRRKFIGAVALGSVALPGVNLYDLADSGRADALSSSGGIGIEEGLYILEKGKEKNIPPAVRPEIRNNPRAVFLIETHVDAVKDGDGFFTEAVPQLAEAGKSAVSDLFVRGTAKGGSTLLKPNLTYVDPIYYNRTCGVMTSPDFVAGFAEGLRTLGNTNVIAGERIAGGAKMHRETGVYAAFDERNVSLIEASYSRFAHYGKNELNWATAGDSMVWKKIPHWRPIGDPDNTLINIATLKVHDIGITTLTVKNLQGAVPDGYGHFCDPWAKVPINSVNWGVDFKRDFHQDYQQRVEASFRKHLAAGYKNLDYDNLYAQYLEKGGWDAFRKIRNDMKAIDAFLPGNNYRYPDIDNLMRLEQWLQRGLDNAAVLNPALNIIEGIIGMDGYQHGSGGIGADYLCNIIVAGVSPYEVDAVGTYIMGHDPREVLYTRAAKERGLGECDVSKIDIYRIRNGEIVPVKSPSEIRRFSLGVNMHGTDKNERMIW from the coding sequence GTGAACAGAAGAAAATTTATAGGCGCCGTGGCGCTCGGCAGTGTTGCGCTTCCCGGTGTCAATTTATACGATCTTGCTGATTCGGGGCGGGCTGACGCGCTGAGTTCCTCCGGCGGCATCGGTATCGAGGAGGGCCTCTATATCCTGGAAAAAGGGAAAGAGAAAAACATTCCGCCAGCAGTCAGGCCCGAAATCAGAAACAATCCCCGCGCGGTCTTTCTCATCGAAACCCATGTCGATGCAGTGAAAGACGGGGACGGTTTTTTCACCGAGGCTGTCCCGCAGCTTGCGGAGGCCGGAAAAAGCGCCGTATCCGATCTCTTTGTCAGGGGAACAGCAAAAGGCGGCTCGACTCTGCTGAAACCCAACCTCACCTATGTCGATCCCATATACTACAATCGTACCTGCGGTGTCATGACCTCCCCGGATTTTGTCGCGGGTTTCGCAGAGGGGCTGCGCACGCTGGGAAATACGAATGTCATAGCCGGAGAACGGATTGCGGGCGGCGCGAAAATGCACCGTGAGACCGGTGTGTATGCAGCATTCGATGAAAGGAATGTGAGCCTGATTGAAGCGTCCTACAGCAGGTTCGCTCACTACGGGAAAAATGAGCTCAACTGGGCGACAGCAGGAGATTCGATGGTCTGGAAGAAAATCCCGCACTGGCGTCCCATCGGCGATCCTGATAACACCCTCATAAACATCGCAACGCTGAAGGTACACGATATCGGTATCACCACGTTGACGGTTAAAAACCTGCAGGGAGCTGTTCCGGATGGGTATGGTCATTTTTGCGATCCCTGGGCGAAGGTGCCGATCAATTCCGTGAACTGGGGTGTCGATTTCAAGCGGGATTTTCATCAGGACTACCAGCAGCGCGTCGAAGCCTCATTCAGAAAGCATCTGGCTGCGGGTTACAAAAACCTCGATTACGACAACCTCTATGCACAGTATCTGGAGAAGGGCGGATGGGATGCCTTCAGAAAGATCAGGAATGATATGAAAGCGATCGATGCGTTCCTCCCGGGGAATAATTACCGGTATCCGGACATCGACAACCTCATGCGCCTCGAACAGTGGCTCCAGCGCGGTCTCGATAATGCGGCCGTACTGAATCCGGCGCTCAACATCATCGAGGGAATCATCGGTATGGATGGTTATCAGCATGGTTCGGGCGGCATAGGCGCCGACTATCTCTGCAATATTATCGTTGCCGGAGTATCGCCTTATGAGGTTGACGCCGTGGGTACATATATTATGGGGCACGATCCCCGCGAGGTTCTCTACACTCGCGCAGCGAAGGAACGCGGGCTCGGCGAGTGCGATGTGAGTAAAATCGATATATACCGGATCAGGAACGGGGAAATCGTTCCGGTGAAATCCCCCTCCGAGATCAGGCGGTTCAGCCTGGGTGTCAATATGCACGGCACCGATAAGAACGAACGTATGATATGGTAG